A stretch of Solea senegalensis isolate Sse05_10M linkage group LG10, IFAPA_SoseM_1, whole genome shotgun sequence DNA encodes these proteins:
- the LOC122776191 gene encoding fibrinogen alpha chain-like produces MMTGAHGLPSHSTDTDVAHSHQHPYPDADAGFKTTSGPTTTPTIGTLGVPRQQRTSATTRFTSTTSPSVRTRFQGRVSLTVATTTTSTPRENFHTTTMSGVTVHSHWTTKNTKTGGKPRPAQGPNPAEKHKHGIKPEAIHKLKNPKNDHKQDRAPLPDKTDQKLKPSLQKPTTDQKLKPVKGQQAHNPKPEQRVTLNHLTTDQNLKNNPMLKHDKDLTTDKKPKYHQKSVPPVQRPTSYQRLATVYATGSDTNPQTEPNSKPERNQNNPLLTVKPDPKQKPQKNVKGKEKTKPDLRADYTTVQQPDSGSIGKAKLTLKPNNRSTTELMRNSRDNPSPESDSNQVKTPGQKLALDGINTPSDQKPKPSQKIPAINRDPKPGHIPKLNQKRLEIDPSKSTKPNVKPKTSQAPQKNQGLKTPGPSQTPDLYPKSVPDQIPKAQSNKTSKPRPPPRRGHTFKPGATSVQRPQPAVQQKSNPNTKTDSNPEISGTTADGIQNSQINMPPTSGSVKQSTEMTHSPGDAEFSPSTKESITPSPKTFNSLDTFPLLHALAEGSTVNPNSRAASDLGPQTAGQHSSIPMTTRPNKMIHGTLPSVIPSTSPGSTTLKSITEPALQAELPHHVAETAPEQTLHADNVLVPVPSPRAETTITLSPDTRSTTADTAGPKVPALESSTPSARELRVKINQVAAFSRDSQTSDAWSVDKRPTTEHPEDRGTDLKVKWIPSKVSTALRRDCSDHLLQGGTKSGVYLVTPDIRSKSFSVFCDMELGGGGWTLVQLRQDGSVSFNRTWAEYRSGFGEVGGREFWLGNNMIHLLTRDRDMVLRVELEDFEGLMEYAEYEQFKVASERLRYRLTVGGYSGTAGNALRFSKMYDHNSRAFTTPDRDNDRYPSGNCGAYYSSGWWFDACMAANLNGRYYVGKYKGIRDGIFWGTWHNISSEYYPTNDRQSFKTVRMMIRPKGFAP; encoded by the exons ATGATGACAGGCGCTCATGGACTACCATCCCACAGCACAGACACCGATGTGGCTCACAGTCATCAGCACCCATACCCTGATGCAGACGCAGGTTTTAAGACCACAAGTGGACCAACTACAACACCCACAATAGGAACACTGGGTGTCCCCAGACAACAAAGAACCAGTGCCACAACTAGGTTCACTTCCACAACTAGTCCCAGCGTCAGGACACGCTTCCAGGGTCGAGTGAGTTTAACTGTGGCAACTACAACAACCTCAACTCCTCGAGAGAATTTTCACACAACTACAATGAGTGGAGTCACAGTGCACAGCCACtggacaacaaaaaacaccaagaCTGGAGGAAAACCTCGACCAGCCCAGGGACCAAATCCTGCTGAAAAGCATAAACATGGAATTAAGCCTGAAGCAATTCATAAGCTAAAAAATCCTAAGAATGACCACAAACAAGACCGAGCACCTTTACCTGACAAAACTGACCAAAAGCTGAAGCCTTCACTCCAAAAACCCACAACTGACCAGAAACTCAAGCCTGTCAAAGGTCAACAAGCCCATAATCCCAAACCTGAGCAGAGAGTAACACTTAATCATTTAACTACCGatcaaaatctgaaaaataatCCGATGCTTAAACATGACAAAGATCTTACAACTGATAAAAAGCCAAAATATCATCAAAAGTCTGTACCTCCTGTTCAAAGACCGACATCTTATCAAAGACTGGCAACAGTTTACGCAACTGGTTCAGACACAAATCCTCAGACTGAACCAAACTCAAAACCTGAGAGAAATCAAAATAATCCTCTTCTAACTGTCAAACCTGATCCTAAACAAAAACCTCAGAAAAACGTTAAAGGTAAAGAAAAGACTAAACCTGATCTGAGGGCTGATTACACAACTGTTCAACAACCTGATTCTGGAAGTATAGGAAAAGCAAAGCTCACGCTAAAACCCAACAACAGGTCCACAACGGAATTAATGAGAAATTCCAGAGACAATCCATCTCCAGAGTCTGACTCTAACCAAGTCAAAACACCTGGACAAAAACTTGCACTTGATGGTATTAACACACCGTCTGATCAAAAGCCTAAACCTAGCCAGAAAATCCCTGCAATAAACCGAGACCCTAAACCTGGCCACATACCCAAACTTAACCAAAAACGACTGGAGATTGATCCAAGCAAAAGCACTAAACCAAATGTGAAGCCTAAAACCAGCCAAGCACCACAAAAAAATCAGGGTCTTAAAACACCTGGGCCTAGCCAAACGCCTGATCTTTACCCAAAATCTGTACCTGATCAAATCCCCAAAGCACAATCCAACAAAACTTCCAAACCAAGACCTCCTCCCAGACGCGGACACACATTCAAGCCAGGAGCAACATCTGTTCAAAGGCCACAACCAGCAGTGCAACAAAAGTCAAACCCAAACACCAAAACAGATTCCAATCCTGAGATCAGCGGGACAACTGCAGATGGCATCCAAAATTCTCAAATCAACATGCCACCTACATCTGGCTCTGTAAAACAGAGCACTGAAATGACTCATTCCCCAGGTGACGCAGAGTTCAGTCCCAGCACAAAAGAATCCATCACTCCCAGCCCGAAGACCTTCAACAGCCTGGACaccttccctctcctccacgCTCTCGCTGAGGGCTCCACCGTGAACCCGAACAGCAGGGCTGCGTCTGATCTGGGGCCACAAACAGCCGGACAACATTCATCGATCCCAATGACAACAAGACCAAACAAAATGATCCATGGGACCCTGCCAAGTGTTATCCCTAGCACCAGTCCAGGATCCACAACGTTAAAGTCTATCACTGAGCCCGCCTTGCAAGCTGAGCTACCGCACCATGTTGCGGAAACAGCACCTGAACAAACCCTGCATGCAGACAACGTGCTCGTTCCAGTCCCTTCCCCCAGAGCTGAAACCACCATCACACTGAGCCCTGACACCAGGTCAACAACGGCTGACACCGCTGGCCCCAAGGTCCCTGCGCTGGAGTCTTCCACTCCCAGTGCACGCGAGCTGCGTGTAAAAATCAACCAGGTGGCCGCGTTTTCCAGAGACAGCCAGACGTCAGACGCATGGTCTGTGGACAAGCGTCCAACAACAGAGCAcccagaggacagagggacTGACCTGAAAGTCAAGTGGATTCCATCAAAAG TCTCCACAGCGCTGAGGCGAGACTGCTCAGACCACCTGCTCCAAGGAGGAACAAAGAGCGGCGTGTACTTGGTGACCCCTGACATCCGCAGCAAGAGCTTCTCCGTCTTCTGTGACATGGAGCTGGGTGGTGGAGGCTGGACGCTCGTGCAGCTCAGACAGGACGGCAGCGTGAGCTTCAACCGCACCTGGGCTGAGTACCGGTCAGGCTTTGGGGAAGTGGGCGGCAGGGAGTTTTGGCTGGGGAACAACATGATCCACCTGCTGACCCGGGACAGGGACATGGTGCTGCGGGTGGAGCTGGAGGACTTTGAGGGGCTGATGGAGTATGCAGAGTATGAGCAGTTCAAGGTGGCAAGTGAGCGTCTGCGTTACAGGCTGACGGTTGGAGGTTACTCTGGTACGGCGGGGAACGCTCTCCGCTTCAGCAAAATGTATGACCACAACAGCAGGGCCTTCACCACACCAGACAGGGACAATGACCGCTATCCCTCGGGGAACTGTGGGGCCTACTACAGCTCGGGCTGGTGGTTCGATGCCTGCATGGCTGCAAACCTCAACGGAAGATACTATGTGGGAAAGTATAAAGGAATCAGGGATGGTATTTTCTGGGGGACGTGGCATAATATATCTTCAGAGTATTACCCCACCAATGACAGACAGTCCTTCAAAACTGTCAGGATGATGATCAGACCAAAAGGCTTTGCaccatga
- the fam185a gene encoding protein FAM185A, with amino-acid sequence MWWSSACQRAGVGLLLRRWSLSVRPGILTNPRCPLNTPRSSFSTSASVKCPAHEEVKQPLKQWTLNVSPFSSVRAQLSCSISISPLDPHSFPEADRVFLTVHGADTEQPEVGVDHVHVHYDDQSSELLISADKVNSSVSVDLTAPIKCNLFITTRGEGNVEVKNMECNICEVQTERGNCSLHSVKGHQIQVQSRGGRVTGVGTIHGNVDISTCGAAGVDVKKLQGTRMNVSTERGSLKVKAIYAESSSISSSSGRIQLGLVHGDATVKNVSGDTVIDGSNSSLSVSSDSGGIDVYVGDGSSADLHSQKGAVCVRVPSTLKAGVELCGESMEISPEVVLSALEKNTSQGQTTVTGYMNGASAVDRWVKARADTGSVALKTQSWFESLKLGS; translated from the exons ATGTGGTGGAGCTCAGCATGTCAGCGAGCAGGTGTTGGTCTTCTCCTCCGCCGCTGGTCCCTCTCAGTCAGGCCCGGGATTCTCACAAACCCCCGGTGCCCTCTGAACACTCCACGCTCTTCCTTCTCTACCTCCGCCTCCGTCAAGTGTCCGGCACATGAGGAGGTGAAGCAGCCTCTGAAACAGTGGACTCTGAACGTCAGTCCCTTCAGTTCAGTGCGGGCACAGCTGAGCTGCAGCATCTCCATCAGCCCGTTAGACCCGCACAGTTTCCCGGAGGCTGACCGAGTCTTCCTCACTGTCCACGGCGCTGACACTGAGCAGCCTGAGGTCGGTGTGGATCACGTCCACGTCCACTATGATGATCAGAGCAGTGAGCTGCTTATTTCAGCTGACAAGGTGAACAGCAGCGTGTCCGTGGATCTGACTGCGCCCATCAAGTGCA atcTCTTCATCACCACTCGAGGGGAAGGCAACGTGGAAGTGAAGAACATGGAGTGTAACATCTGCGAGGTGCAAACAGAGAGAGGCAACTGTTCACTGCACTCTGTCAAG GGTCATCAGATCCAGGTCCAGTCCAGAGGAGGACGTGTCACAGGTGTTGGCACCATCCATGGTAACGTGGACATCAGCACATGTGGAGCCGCT GGAGTGGACGTCAAGAAGCTCCAGGGAACCAGGATGAATGTTTCAACAGAACGTGGCTCTCTCAAGGTCAAAGCCATCTATGCTGAGTCCAGCAGCATCTCCTCGTCCTCTGGGAGAATACAGCTGGGTCTTGTACATG GTGATGCCACAGTGAAGAATGTGTCTGGAGACACAGTTATAG ATGGCTCAAACAGTTCCCTGAGTGTTTCCTCTGACAGTGGAGGCATCGACGTGTATGTGGGAGATGGCAGCAGTGCTGACCTGCACAGTCaaaaag GAGcggtgtgcgtgcgtgtcccGTCCACGTTAAAAGCAGGGGTGGAGCTCTGTGGAGAGTCCATGGAAATCAGCCCAGAGGTCGTTCTGTCTGCACTCGAGAAAAACACAAGCCAAGGCCAAACCACTGTTACTG gtTACATGAATGGAGCGTCTGCGGTGGATCGGTGGGTTAAAGCTCGGGCAGACACCGGTTCTGTTGCACTGAAGACGCAGAGCTGGTTTGAGTCGCTGAAGCTGGGGAGCTGA
- the LOC122776194 gene encoding leucine-rich repeat-containing protein 17-like, producing the protein MRLTSCLLFASLLFLLFSCIEMKKPGKGRGLKRARHKLTRDRSARIRGAGRHSRSGPSRQVSPSCSESTESGEVFADCQERHLTSVPISQTWSKEPKHLLLARNRIKILRDGAFLGYESLVTLDLQQNQISVIQEGAFQGLSHIKTLLLQHNSLETLTEEALIPMPNLRYLRLYDNPWNCLCSMDSLIRTVQVPSNRNLGNHARCVAPIRLKGTKLKQVDAELICKESDSVGDPQGDGTENTVPIDPIPFRGKPDVTTSCHTYLFPQVRLDCSKRGLTEVPTGIPDDVVHVDLSYNSISHLRARDFQSARSLRFLNLSNNYMERIDPASLSGLLHLRELDLSENGLHFIQYGVLEDLYFLSRLKLEGNPWVCDYSIHYMVYWLRLHPGVRDSGLMCRSPLQHIGETVEHYVHSYNKGCPKDRQQSRADEDQTDPELWNTAMEVQGELEEELEPGHLRVPKKYEIIRLS; encoded by the exons ATGCGTTTGACCTCCTGCCTCCTCTTCGCCTCcctgctcttcctcctgttCTCTTGCATTGAGATGAAAAAGCCGGGGAAGGGAAGGGGCCTCAAAAGGGCGAGACACAAATTAACTCGGGACAG ATCTGCCAGGATAAGAGGTGCGGGGCGTCACAGCAGATCAGGCCCCTCCAGGCAAGTGTCTCCTTCCTGCTCAGAGTCCACAGAATCTGGCGAGGTCTTCGCCGACTGTCAGGAGCGACATCTCACCTCCGTCCCCATCTCCCAAACCTGGTCCAAAGAGCCCAAGCATCTCCTTCTAGCGCGCAACAGGATCAAAATCCTGCGCGATGGGGCCTTCCTTGGATACGAGAGTTTAGTCACTCTGGACCTGCAGCAGAACCAGATCTCTGTCATCCAGGAGGGGGCCTTCCAGGGCCTTTCACACATTAAAACCCTGCTGCTTCAGCACAACAGCCTGGAAACACTCACAGAGGAGGCCCTCATCCCCATGCCCAACCTTCGCTACCTGCGCCTGTACGATAATCCGTGGAATTGCCTCTGCTCCATGGACAGTCTCATTCGCACTGTTCAAGTCCCGAGCAACCGCAATTTGGGAAACCACGCCAG GTGTGTGGCTCCAATCAGGCTCAAAGGCACTAAGTTGAAGCAGGTTGACGCTGAGTTAATCTGTAAGGAGTCAGACTCAGTGGGCGACCCGCAGGGCGACGGAACCGAGAACACAGTCCCCATAGATCCCATTCCATTTCGGGGCAAACCAGATGTGACCACATCTTGCCACACCTACCTTTTCCCCCAAGTACGACTGGACTGCAGTAAACGAG GTCTAACAGAGGTGCCCACGGGAATTCCAGACGATGTCGTCCACGTCGATCTGTCCTATAATTCAATCAGTCATCTCAGAGCCAGAGATTTCCAAAGTGCGAGAAGCCTCAGATTCCTAAACCTCAGCAATAACTACATGGAGCGCATTGACCcag CGTCCCTGTCTGGGCTCCTGCATCTCCGTGAGTTGGATTTGTCTGAAAATGGTCTTCATTTTATCCAGTATGGGGTTCTGGAGGACCTTTACTTCCTGTCACGGCTAAAACTGGAAGGAAACCCGTGGGTGTGCGACTACAG CATTCACTACATGGTGTACTGGCTGCGCCTGCACCCAGGAGTCAGGGACTCCGGCCTGATGTGTCGCTCCCCTCTTCAACATATTGGGGAAACTGTGGAGCATTACGTGCATTCCTACAACAAAGGCTGTCCAAAGGACAGACAGCAAAGCAGAGCGGACGAAGACCAAACAGACCCTGAGCTTTGGAACACAGCGATGGAGGTGCAgggagagctggaggaggagctagAGCCGGGCCACTTGAGGGTGCCGAAGAAATACGAGATCATCAGACTGTCCTGA